Genomic window (Jeotgalibaca ciconiae):
CTGACCTGTATCTTATAGCTATTGAATTAATAAAATTAGTGGATGGTACTTTTATTCTTAAACGACTAATTACAGTCAACTCCGCCACCCTACTTGAAGTGGCATCTTTTGTTAGAAATGTTAATATATTATTTTCCTCTCCCATCTGTTTAGCATCAATTGTAAAATCAGGTAATTTTAAAGAACCAAACATTAAGTCATTTAGTTGTGTCTTTTCATTATTGACTGTAACAAGTTGAAATAGTTCATTATCACCACCTAAAATACTTTGACTGTACGCACTGTTTTCTACCTCAGTATTAACACAGTTATAACTAATTGGCATTGGAATTCTATCCCAATATCCATAACCATCTGTATAGTTTATAAATAAGTCTTGACAATTTCTAACTTCATTTTCTACTATCATCCACTTTGAAGAAACAATGATAGCTTCTCCTTTCTCAGTATTTATTGTTGATACAAATGGTGCAGATCCTGGAACAACTCCATCTCTGGTTTTTATCTTAGTTCCCATATCTTGAAAATTCCAAACTAACCCATCTTCAGAATGACAAACAAAGATTTCAGCAAAATTTTTTTCTATAGATGGAGAATTAACAACTTCATAAACACCTACATATCCACTATTTTTAGTCCGTACAATACTTATCATTCCAGGTCTGTGATAAGGATGTGGATATGCTACCATTGGATATATGGGAGACCAAGTATTTTTATTAGGATTAAAATATTTCAAAACAAGTGCTTGTAAAATCCCTTCTGATTTCATCCGTTCATCCGAATAACCTATTGTCAAATCACCATATTTATTTACAAAAAAAAGTGGTTCCCATATAGCAGTTGTTTTTGCTTCAGGTGAATTGTTATAAATCGCCGGACCACCACCATCTACTTGAGCTAGTCTATTCCAATGATACCCTCCATCTTTACTATAATAGATAGGTAAGATAGTTTTAGAAATATCTTGTGGTTTTATAATACCTGATAATAATATCATCCCCGATTCGAACCCATTTGTACCTTTTGGTATTTCAAAGAGAACGGGATTCATTTGGAGAGGACAGTCCTCATAATCATTTTGAAAATCAATTATTTTATCCCATGTCTTTCCATAATCTTCAGTTCTAAAAATCGGCCATACCTGTCTTCCTTTAATCAACTGCCCTTGGTCGCAGGTTGCTAAAAAAACTCCTTTTTTGTTTTCCTCATTTAACTTGATAAGTCTAGGATACGTTGTTCCAGCGTCAAGATAACCGGTATTAAACAAGGGCTTCAATATTGTCTTTTCATAAAAAAGGTCGGTCATTCAAAAATCTCTCCTATCCTATTTCCCACCAGATAATGCTATGGATTCTACAATTTGTTTTTGAAAAATAATGAATACTAACAATACAGGTATTATCGATATTACAGACGCTGCCATAATTAAAGGATAATCCGTCTGTAAGGCGAACTGAGAATTCAAGCTTGCTATCACTACTTGTAAAGTTTGTTTTTCGGGGCTATTAAGGTAAATTAACGGTGCTAAATAATCATTCCATACACCCATAAACCATAAAATAAATTGTGCAGCAATGGCTGGTTTAATTGATGGTAATATAATTTTTACAAATATTTGCAAATAGCCAGCACCATCAATTTTAGCAGCCTCTATTGCAGAATCGGGTACATTAGATAAATATTGTCTCAAAAAGAAAATCATTGTAATATTACCGAAAACACCTGGAACAATTAAGGGCAAAAGCGTATCTACCCAGCCAATTTTAGAAAACATTACAAATTGTGGAATCATTAATGTTGGATATGGAATCATTAATGCAACTAGAAGCAACAAAAAGATTAAATTTTTAAAAGGTAATCTTAATTTAGCAAATGAAAAAGCAGCTAAGCTTGAAGTTATGGTCCCAAGAGTTGTAACACTTAAAGAAACTAAAATTGTATTTTTTATTCCTGAAAAAATTGTTTCCAATTCTAATAATCTTTTATAAGCATCTATTGTGAAAGGATTCGGAATCCATTGAGGCGGCAAAGCCAAGACTCCCGTTTTAGTTTTAAAAGAGGTTGAGACCATCCAGACTAGTGGACCAATCATAACTACACAACCAAAGCTTAGTACAATAAAAAAGATAATATTATTTATGCGATCTTTCTTCATTGTTATCTCCTATTCTATTTTGTAATCCGATTTGTTATTGATATAAAATTGAATTGCAGTGATAATAAAAATCAGTATCCCTAAAACAATAGACATAGCACTTGCGTATCCCATTTGAAAATTACTAAAAGCTTTTCTCCAAATATACCAAACAATACTTGCTGAACTAAATTCTGGCCCTCCATCCGGAGTCATAATATTTATTTCTGTAAAAATTTGAGAACCTGAAATAATATTTGTTACTACTAAAAAGAATGTTACAGGTTTGACCATGGGCCAAGTAATAAATTTAAACTTTTGATAACGAGAGGCTCCATCCAATTCAGACGCTTCATAATATGATTTAGGAATGCTTTTTATCGCAGCTATATATAACAGCATGGAATATCCTATACCTTTCCAAATGGACATAATAATAATTGCAGGTTTAACAGTAGAAACATTTTGTAGCCAGTTAGGTCCTTCAATTCCTATAATAGAAAGTACTTGATTAACTAATCCAAAATCTCCATTATAAGCCCATTGCCACATAATAGACACTGCTGCTAGCGATGACACTACAGGTATATAATATGTTGTTCTAAAAAAATTGGTTCCTTTGAATTCTCTACTTAATAAACTCGCTAAGATAAAAGATAGAAACAAACCAACTGGGATTCCCAACATGAGAAACAACGTATTCCAGATAGCTTTATAAAAATATTCATCTTCAAATATTTCTATGTAATTTTCAAATCCTATAAATTCCATTTTAGCTAATCCATTCCAATTAGTTAAAGATGTGTATACAGAAACCAAAATAGGGATTGCTGAAAAAAGTAAAAATCCCACGATTGGTAATAATACAAATAAAAATGCTACTTGTTTCTCTTTTCTGTAAAGCTTACTCGTATTCATTTTTCTTCCTCCAAACAATCAAATTAATTCTTTAAATTTTTTATTGTATTGTCTTTTTAAAATATAGAAAAAAGTAGATACAAAACATGGTATAACAAAGAACACTATTTCAGTTCTGACAAGGTAAATAATGTAAAAAAATTCTATTAATACTAATAAGTAAATAAACTGGCTAGGCTTAATCAACGGTATCACTAATGAAAATTTTATTTTTTTTACAATAGAAATATTTTTTTTATTGATAAATGTAAAGTTGAGTATAAATAAAATCAAAATTAATAGAAAAAATAATGATGGTAAAAATAGCAAAGAAAACAAAAATTTGGTTTGTTGAATAACATAAATATTCATAATTAATAAAATTAATGCTAGCGTTCCAGATAGAACAATTTTTGTTTCATTGGAGAGACAAGTTTTAAACTCAAAAAAATATAACTGCCATATAAACTTATAATTTTGGTTAAATATTCCCTCCATCTTTATTATTTTGCATACCGTCATCAAACTAGGTATTAAACCGAAGAAAAAAAACCCTAAGCAAGTGGTTAGAATAAATAACATATTAAGGATAAAATAAACTACAACAATATTTATCCAATTCATGATTTTTAAACTCATCAAAGTCCTCCTTAAAAATTCAGCTAAATGACATTCTCATAATATTTCCCCAAATTCAAGTTACTCCCCTATGCATCATACTAAGGATTATGCATGTTTATAAATATTAAATTAACAGCACGTTGTCTTGATTCCATTATTTACCAGTTCTATCCTTTTGGCCTTATTTTAATTTTATTGAATACATCCTTGAACTCTTTCCCTTTAAGCTTTCTTTCCCAACCTCCCTTTACTAAAACCCATTAAATTAACATTAAAGTAATTATAACTATATAAGCAAGCGCTGTCAACAACATTTATGTTATCTTAATTCATATTAAAAAAACTAAGTTAATATATACGTTAACTTAATGAAAAGTAGAAGATAATGCTAATAAAGGGTAACTAACCAGCCCCTTAAAGATGTATTGTCCTCTAACTTTAATTGTATTTGACTTTATCGTAGTTAAGGTTTATATTAATCACATGGGAGTTAATAAAGAAAGTAGGTGATGATATGCAACTAGATATTTCTCAATCTTCTTTAGTTGTGTATGAAGCTTTAGCAAGTGATGTTCGCTTAAAAATAATTCAATTATTATCAAATAAAAAAATGAACATAAAAGAACTCGCTGCTGAACTTCAACTAAGCAGCGCAATTACTTCTAAGCATATTAAAAAACTTGAAGAAGCAGCAATAATAAAAACAGAAAAGATACCTGGCAAATCTGGCTTGCAAAAATTATCGATCTTAAAGGTCGATCATATCGATATTGTATTTCCTGTTAAGATTTATCCTTCATTTGAACTTTATGAAACAACGATTCCTGTAGGTCACTACACGGATTACAATATCCAACCGACTTGCGGTCTTGCGGACAGCAAAGATTTTATTGGAAATGTTGATGAACCAAGATA
Coding sequences:
- a CDS encoding carbohydrate ABC transporter permease, whose protein sequence is MKKDRINNIIFFIVLSFGCVVMIGPLVWMVSTSFKTKTGVLALPPQWIPNPFTIDAYKRLLELETIFSGIKNTILVSLSVTTLGTITSSLAAFSFAKLRLPFKNLIFLLLLVALMIPYPTLMIPQFVMFSKIGWVDTLLPLIVPGVFGNITMIFFLRQYLSNVPDSAIEAAKIDGAGYLQIFVKIILPSIKPAIAAQFILWFMGVWNDYLAPLIYLNSPEKQTLQVVIASLNSQFALQTDYPLIMAASVISIIPVLLVFIIFQKQIVESIALSGGK
- a CDS encoding carbohydrate ABC transporter permease, with product MNTSKLYRKEKQVAFLFVLLPIVGFLLFSAIPILVSVYTSLTNWNGLAKMEFIGFENYIEIFEDEYFYKAIWNTLFLMLGIPVGLFLSFILASLLSREFKGTNFFRTTYYIPVVSSLAAVSIMWQWAYNGDFGLVNQVLSIIGIEGPNWLQNVSTVKPAIIIMSIWKGIGYSMLLYIAAIKSIPKSYYEASELDGASRYQKFKFITWPMVKPVTFFLVVTNIISGSQIFTEINIMTPDGGPEFSSASIVWYIWRKAFSNFQMGYASAMSIVLGILIFIITAIQFYINNKSDYKIE